Proteins encoded within one genomic window of Thermodesulfobacteriota bacterium:
- a CDS encoding OmpA family protein — MNSYKFSLSFSLFIALGLLPFIGGYYAYSQTRDVVVVYFEADTEKIGPRNKEKVKQKIQSVKQATDYTIILEGYSDITGRADYNLRLSKERAELVKDYLLELGVDPDRIQVYGKGGTDKYAAGENEEALARNRRVNMIVEIVPEPVAEETLPPAIEIIQEELASTSPSNTESDIDDIQEPTPQTQSEPLSAILDKLEKTIRRNTANSILFTTPKQMQLGESYEIEAEVSYAFIESISKDLDSSQIGDNVGLVLSGSGFSVSDSELEVKKLEKNSPSIWQWEVIPDTEGRRSLILSVAIGSENALLNDGYPIFNRVIDVKPSMIHSISSSYWVMGILILFIVAIVGWILVSKIREN, encoded by the coding sequence TTGAACAGCTATAAATTCTCTCTTAGCTTCTCATTGTTTATAGCCCTAGGGTTATTGCCATTTATTGGTGGATACTACGCCTATTCTCAGACAAGAGACGTAGTTGTGGTTTATTTTGAAGCTGATACCGAAAAAATAGGTCCTAGAAACAAAGAGAAAGTTAAACAAAAAATCCAGAGCGTAAAACAAGCGACAGATTACACAATTATCCTGGAAGGATATTCAGACATCACAGGTAGAGCGGACTATAATCTGAGGCTTTCAAAAGAAAGAGCAGAGCTTGTGAAGGACTATCTACTCGAGCTTGGAGTTGATCCGGATAGAATACAAGTCTATGGCAAGGGTGGTACGGATAAATATGCAGCCGGAGAAAACGAAGAAGCACTTGCCCGAAACAGAAGAGTAAATATGATAGTTGAAATTGTCCCTGAGCCAGTAGCTGAAGAGACGCTTCCCCCAGCTATAGAAATAATACAAGAGGAATTAGCTTCAACTTCACCATCTAACACTGAGTCTGATATAGATGATATTCAAGAACCAACTCCTCAAACCCAGTCAGAACCACTATCCGCCATTTTAGATAAGCTTGAAAAAACTATCAGACGAAACACCGCAAACTCAATACTATTTACTACACCAAAACAAATGCAGCTTGGAGAGAGCTATGAAATAGAGGCTGAGGTCAGTTACGCATTTATAGAATCGATATCAAAAGACTTAGACTCAAGCCAGATAGGAGATAACGTAGGCTTAGTACTAAGCGGAAGCGGATTTTCTGTATCTGACTCAGAGCTGGAAGTAAAAAAATTAGAGAAAAACTCCCCATCTATCTGGCAGTGGGAGGTTATACCTGATACTGAGGGTAGAAGGTCTTTAATTCTATCAGTTGCTATTGGGTCTGAGAATGCGCTTTTAAATGACGGATACCCAATTTTCAATAGAGTTATTGATGTTAAGCCAAGCATGATCCATTCTATATCAAGCAGCTATTGGGTTATGGGTATATTAATCTTGTTCATTGTGGCAATAGTGGGCTGGATATTGGTTAGTAAGATCAGAGAAAACTAA
- a CDS encoding cupin domain-containing protein, translated as MPIFIEKPSIIEAAGNKPKKIEEYAGRVNSEQSNVSVARMTSPQGWVEPGQRPEFEELTVVLEGTLVVEHEKGTLEVNSGQAVITKPGEWVRYSTPNEGGAKYIAVCLPAFSPDSVHRDDE; from the coding sequence ATGCCTATATTTATTGAAAAACCCTCGATAATCGAAGCTGCAGGAAATAAGCCCAAAAAGATTGAAGAGTACGCTGGAAGGGTCAATTCTGAACAATCAAATGTTAGTGTTGCGCGCATGACATCACCACAGGGATGGGTTGAGCCCGGGCAGCGCCCAGAATTTGAGGAACTCACGGTAGTACTTGAAGGCACGCTCGTAGTTGAGCATGAAAAAGGAACACTCGAAGTAAATTCCGGTCAGGCTGTCATTACAAAACCGGGTGAGTGGGTTAGATACAGCACCCCTAATGAGGGCGGTGCAAAATATATAGCAGTATGTCTTCCGGCTTTCTCCCCAGATTCTGTTCACAGGGACGATGAATAA
- a CDS encoding acyl-CoA dehydrogenase: MSIIKLSQVQKMVQATAKEFSEKEIKPVAAINDREHRFPKEIIDKMSELGFMGMTVPEEYGGGGADALSYTIAIEEISKACAATGTIMLDHNSLGCAPIVSFGNEDQKNIYLPDLATGKKLGCFMLSEAEAGSDAASLKTTAALNGSQYVLNGAKSWVTNGAEADLAIVFAATDPSLKHKGISAFIVDMKSPGLQVGKLEDKLGIRASSTAQIFFEDCAVPAENMLGNEGDGFKVALHILDAGRIGVASQAVGIAQAALEASVSYAKERQAFGKPISDFQGLQFMMADMATKVEASRLLVWQSAVMKDNSLKFGKQSAMAKLYAAETAMWVTTKAIQIHGGYGYTTDYPVERYFRDAKITEIYEGTSEIQRIVIARELLKEIQ, translated from the coding sequence ATGTCAATTATTAAACTTTCACAAGTGCAAAAAATGGTGCAGGCAACTGCCAAAGAGTTTTCTGAGAAAGAGATAAAACCGGTTGCGGCTATTAACGACAGGGAGCACAGATTCCCTAAAGAAATAATTGATAAGATGTCGGAGCTTGGGTTTATGGGCATGACTGTGCCTGAGGAGTATGGCGGAGGCGGTGCTGATGCACTGTCCTATACAATAGCAATTGAAGAAATATCCAAAGCATGTGCAGCAACTGGAACAATAATGCTGGACCACAATTCGCTCGGATGTGCTCCGATCGTTTCATTCGGTAATGAAGATCAGAAAAATATCTATCTACCGGATCTTGCTACTGGCAAAAAGCTTGGCTGTTTTATGCTCAGTGAAGCCGAAGCCGGATCAGACGCAGCTTCATTGAAAACGACTGCCGCATTAAACGGCAGTCAATATGTTCTAAATGGAGCAAAATCATGGGTAACTAATGGAGCGGAAGCAGATCTTGCTATAGTTTTTGCCGCAACTGATCCTAGTTTAAAACATAAAGGCATTTCCGCATTTATTGTGGATATGAAAAGCCCCGGCCTACAAGTTGGAAAGCTTGAGGATAAGCTTGGGATAAGGGCCTCCAGCACAGCTCAGATATTTTTTGAGGACTGCGCAGTTCCAGCAGAAAATATGCTCGGAAATGAGGGTGATGGATTTAAAGTTGCTCTTCATATACTTGATGCGGGTAGGATTGGCGTTGCCTCCCAAGCGGTAGGCATCGCACAGGCAGCACTTGAAGCATCTGTAAGTTATGCAAAAGAAAGACAGGCATTTGGAAAACCTATATCAGATTTTCAAGGTCTTCAGTTTATGATGGCTGATATGGCCACTAAAGTGGAAGCCTCAAGGTTACTAGTCTGGCAGTCAGCGGTTATGAAAGACAATAGTCTAAAATTTGGAAAACAATCAGCCATGGCAAAACTTTATGCTGCGGAAACGGCAATGTGGGTTACCACTAAGGCCATACAAATCCACGGCGGATATGGATACACCACTGACTATCCAGTTGAAAGATATTTTAGAGATGCAAAGATTACTGAAATTTATGAAGGCACCTCTGAGATTCAAAGAATAGTAATAGCAAGGGAATTACTAAAAGAGATACAATAA
- a CDS encoding GNAT family N-acetyltransferase: MSTTKPQAKKCFESSVYESISSIDKDQYNSIVDPENPFLEFEFLHALETSGCVGPLTSWDPRYIILKDNSKIIGAITAYKKLDSYGEYIFDWEWARAFESSGLRYYPKLVVAVPFTPATGTRILVHPDYPFDECAEIMLKRLIQVCIEENCSSTHFLYLTEKENLFLSQKGFLSRITHQYHWKNRDYTNFDDFLCDLRSGRKKQIRKERRSLGEIGLNIQTLSGDEINEEHMDSIWEFYLDTHSRKWGSAYLNREFFDLMFQNFRHRLVFIMANDGDKWVGGTFNVHKNDRLFGRYWGTLYNYKNLHFECCFYGLIDYSIKKGVKIFEAGAQGEHKFLRGFAAVPTYSSHMMLNENAQNAIGDYLIRERDYTDSLITQYNRQSPLKYLYGK, translated from the coding sequence ATGTCTACAACTAAACCCCAAGCTAAAAAATGCTTTGAGAGCAGTGTATACGAATCTATTTCATCAATTGATAAAGACCAATATAATTCTATTGTAGACCCGGAAAACCCCTTTTTAGAATTTGAATTTTTGCATGCCCTTGAAACATCAGGATGTGTAGGTCCACTAACTTCCTGGGATCCAAGATATATCATTCTGAAGGATAATAGTAAAATAATTGGAGCAATAACAGCTTATAAAAAACTCGATTCATATGGAGAGTACATATTTGACTGGGAGTGGGCACGAGCATTTGAAAGCTCAGGACTAAGGTACTATCCAAAGCTGGTTGTTGCCGTTCCATTCACCCCTGCTACAGGAACACGAATATTAGTGCACCCTGACTATCCCTTTGATGAGTGCGCTGAAATAATGCTAAAGCGGTTAATTCAAGTGTGTATTGAAGAAAACTGCTCATCGACTCATTTTTTGTATTTGACCGAAAAAGAGAATCTGTTTCTATCACAAAAGGGTTTTTTGAGCAGAATAACCCATCAGTATCACTGGAAGAATCGCGATTATACAAACTTTGATGATTTCTTGTGCGATCTTCGTTCAGGAAGAAAAAAACAGATCAGAAAAGAGCGCAGGTCTCTGGGCGAAATAGGGTTGAACATTCAGACTCTCAGTGGTGATGAGATAAATGAAGAACACATGGACTCTATATGGGAATTCTATTTGGACACTCATTCCAGAAAATGGGGAAGTGCATACCTAAACCGGGAGTTTTTTGATCTAATGTTTCAAAACTTCAGGCACCGCCTAGTTTTTATTATGGCCAATGACGGAGATAAATGGGTAGGCGGCACATTCAATGTACATAAGAATGATAGGCTCTTTGGCCGCTATTGGGGCACACTTTATAATTACAAGAATCTTCATTTTGAATGTTGTTTCTATGGATTAATAGATTATTCTATAAAGAAAGGGGTCAAAATTTTTGAAGCAGGAGCGCAGGGAGAGCATAAGTTTTTAAGGGGTTTCGCTGCTGTCCCAACATACAGCTCGCACATGATGCTCAATGAAAATGCGCAAAATGCGATTGGTGATTATCTAATAAGGGAGAGGGATTACACTGATAGTCTCATTACTCAATATAACAGACAATCACCACTAAAATATTTATACGGCAAGTAG
- a CDS encoding NAD(P)/FAD-dependent oxidoreductase — protein MESVNTDKYSLPVRYGPEMRVLVVGGGIAGLTLTALLQQRGFKPTLVERIPEYGAVGYVIVLWPSGSRILKGLGVYRELLDVGLQFTTYNVSDKKGQMIHSYSVKDVTEKYGPMLSTYRPDLIEVIKKAVHPDSIRMNTTVDKIEQTNDEVYVTFNDGSQDTFDVVIGCDGVRSKTRQLVFGDVPLTYSGMTGWSFWVNPNVAKIKEIAEYWGTGKFFGIWPTKGRLSVFTSIRQDAQDIDPVETRIDRIHENFNDFGGLVPEILEGLEDPNQIFHGYYNDLRMKKWHKGRVVLVGDAAHAILPTAGGGVSMAMESAAVLADELSRADSKYIGQAFDIYMSRRRARVDKIQDQSRMMGKFAFADSRFISSARDFLMRFYSNKLHVRYWDSMLKEPL, from the coding sequence GTGGAATCTGTAAATACTGACAAATATAGCCTGCCTGTAAGATATGGCCCTGAAATGAGAGTTTTGGTCGTAGGGGGTGGAATTGCAGGTCTTACGCTTACGGCGCTCCTGCAGCAAAGGGGCTTTAAGCCTACTTTAGTAGAGCGCATTCCAGAATACGGCGCAGTAGGCTATGTAATTGTTCTGTGGCCTTCTGGCAGCCGTATACTAAAAGGTCTTGGAGTATACAGAGAGCTTCTAGACGTAGGTCTTCAATTCACAACATATAATGTTTCAGACAAAAAAGGCCAAATGATACATTCTTATTCGGTTAAAGATGTAACCGAGAAATATGGTCCGATGCTCAGCACTTACAGGCCAGATTTGATTGAGGTTATTAAAAAAGCCGTTCACCCTGATTCCATCCGAATGAACACTACAGTTGATAAAATTGAGCAGACGAATGATGAGGTCTATGTGACTTTTAATGACGGAAGCCAAGATACTTTTGATGTAGTTATTGGATGTGACGGGGTTCGCTCTAAAACAAGGCAGCTTGTTTTTGGTGACGTTCCGCTCACTTACAGCGGAATGACAGGGTGGAGCTTTTGGGTAAACCCTAATGTTGCAAAAATAAAGGAAATTGCAGAATACTGGGGAACCGGCAAATTCTTTGGAATATGGCCGACAAAGGGCCGGTTATCAGTTTTTACAAGCATCAGACAAGATGCGCAAGATATTGACCCAGTTGAAACTAGAATAGATAGAATTCACGAGAACTTTAATGATTTTGGCGGGCTTGTTCCCGAAATACTAGAAGGCTTAGAAGATCCAAATCAAATCTTCCACGGATACTATAACGATTTACGAATGAAAAAATGGCACAAGGGAAGAGTAGTTCTAGTTGGAGATGCTGCCCACGCTATACTGCCTACAGCAGGAGGCGGAGTATCAATGGCGATGGAATCCGCTGCGGTGCTTGCTGATGAGCTCTCTAGGGCAGACTCAAAGTATATAGGGCAGGCATTTGATATCTATATGTCCAGAAGACGCGCCCGAGTGGATAAGATACAAGACCAGTCTAGAATGATGGGCAAGTTTGCATTTGCAGACAGCCGCTTTATTTCTTCCGCAAGAGATTTTCTAATGCGCTTTTATTCTAATAAGCTTCATGTTCGTTACTGGGACAGCATGCTCAAAGAGCCCCTCTAA
- a CDS encoding TetR/AcrR family transcriptional regulator has product MASSKVRIGSNIKNKELIDIRRQELVNAAVKLFVEKGFHKTTVREIAKEFGMSMGSLYDYIRTKEDILFLVCDHIFKSVSDKIESSMKTETDTKQKLINAMHDYFTIIDSIQDYTLLLYQETKSLKRKDRNYVLSAEMELTNIFERIILQGIKEKIFKADKRTAKVVANNIMVQGQMWSFRRWVAQKNFSLNSYIKIQTELVIRSIS; this is encoded by the coding sequence ATGGCAAGTTCTAAAGTGCGGATAGGCTCCAACATTAAAAATAAAGAACTAATTGATATTAGGCGGCAAGAGTTAGTTAACGCTGCAGTAAAGCTCTTCGTAGAAAAGGGGTTTCATAAAACTACAGTTAGAGAAATCGCTAAGGAATTTGGGATGAGTATGGGCTCTCTTTATGATTATATAAGGACTAAAGAAGACATTCTGTTTTTAGTTTGCGATCATATATTTAAGAGTGTAAGCGACAAAATCGAGTCATCAATGAAGACAGAAACAGACACTAAACAAAAGCTTATAAATGCCATGCATGATTACTTTACTATTATTGACAGTATTCAAGACTACACGCTCTTATTATATCAGGAAACTAAATCTCTTAAGCGTAAAGATAGGAACTATGTGTTGTCTGCTGAAATGGAGCTTACAAACATTTTTGAAAGAATAATCCTACAAGGAATTAAAGAAAAAATTTTCAAGGCAGATAAAAGAACAGCGAAAGTAGTAGCAAATAATATCATGGTACAGGGGCAGATGTGGTCATTTAGACGCTGGGTTGCACAGAAAAACTTCTCACTCAATAGTTACATCAAAATTCAAACTGAACTAGTTATTAGATCAATTTCATAA
- a CDS encoding ATP-dependent Clp protease adaptor ClpS codes for MEEKKFIKPGDLEGDLLTEEKLNLKRPDMYRVVLLNDDYTPRDFVVWILMRVFYKGESESTRIMLEAHTAGQSTIGVYTYDVATTKIAQVDKIAKQYEHPLTCILEVESGGEEQ; via the coding sequence ATGGAAGAAAAAAAATTTATCAAACCTGGCGATCTTGAAGGCGATCTCCTAACAGAGGAGAAGCTAAATTTAAAACGGCCCGATATGTACAGAGTCGTGCTTTTAAATGATGACTATACGCCAAGAGATTTTGTTGTTTGGATACTGATGAGAGTCTTTTATAAAGGTGAGAGCGAATCTACCAGAATTATGCTTGAAGCACATACTGCTGGGCAGAGCACAATTGGCGTGTACACTTATGATGTGGCAACAACAAAAATTGCACAGGTAGATAAAATTGCTAAACAGTATGAGCATCCTCTTACATGTATTTTGGAAGTGGAAAGCGGTGGTGAGGAACAATGA
- a CDS encoding VOC family protein yields the protein MGLFDKLIGKGEMIKGIDHVAIIVSDMDRSIKFYTEVLELKLILDGRSSGGEKKSFLGTSSKALVALSENKSRSTKAGDNLEAVDHIAFAVADAQKSSQALAEKGIEFIEVKMGEDGKPLAYHFLDPDGLELEISMETTGEVPKY from the coding sequence ATGGGGCTTTTTGATAAATTAATAGGTAAAGGGGAGATGATTAAGGGGATTGATCATGTTGCCATAATTGTAAGTGACATGGACCGGTCAATTAAATTCTATACCGAGGTTTTAGAGTTAAAATTGATCTTAGATGGCAGGTCATCCGGCGGTGAGAAAAAAAGTTTTCTTGGCACAAGCTCCAAAGCCTTAGTCGCACTTAGCGAGAATAAGAGCCGATCAACTAAAGCTGGTGATAACTTAGAAGCAGTAGACCACATTGCTTTTGCAGTTGCTGATGCTCAAAAATCAAGCCAAGCTCTAGCTGAAAAAGGAATCGAGTTTATCGAGGTAAAAATGGGGGAAGACGGAAAGCCCCTTGCTTATCATTTTCTTGACCCTGATGGACTCGAGCTTGAAATCTCCATGGAAACCACCGGAGAAGTTCCCAAATACTAA
- the clpA gene encoding ATP-dependent Clp protease ATP-binding subunit ClpA has translation MTLSKELEETLKRAFEQAKVRRHEFITLEHILFELTYDPDASDVLIGCGVDLDRLRDSIDNFMNESMPPIESEYLPDPQYSAGSQFVLRLAAMHAESADKPEINGGNILVSMFRVDESHAVFLLNEQGVNRYDVVRYFSHGRSQFEREERQTSIAKTDSEAAPEQKDPLSEYCTNLVEKASDGKLDPLIGRESEIDRTIHILARRRKNNPIFVGDAGVGKTAIAEGLALRIAEKKVPEPLEETDIYALDMGSLTAGTRYRGDFEERLKAIIDSVKGDQKKVLFIDEIHTVIGAGAVSGGTLDASNMLKPALASGEIRCIGTTTSKEYRGVFEKDHALARRFQKVDVYEPSQEECLKILQGLKKYYEEFHGVRYSTPSLKAAVDLSAKYMNDRRLPDKAIDLIDEAGADVKLRKYDSDTKQVTVKDIEALVAKIAKIPTRTVKVDDRNRLMTLAGDLKKVIFGQNEAVDKLVTAIQMSRSGLSEPNKPVGNFMFAGPTGVGKTELAKQLAEAMGIEFIRFDMSEYMEKHTVSRLIGSPPGYVGYDEGGQLTEAVHQNPHAVLLLDEIEKAHEDIYNVLLQVMDHATLTDSNGRKVDFRQIVLILTTNTGSRESNQRSVGFGKEEYEDKSAQAIERYFSPEFRNRLNATLHFNSLSKEVVERIVDKMVGQLADRLKAKKVVLELTDEARSYIAEQGYDKQLGARPIQRLIDHEIAQKLSQEILFGNLTSGGDVKILINKEKELDFEINQD, from the coding sequence ATGACATTATCAAAAGAACTTGAAGAAACACTAAAAAGAGCGTTTGAGCAGGCTAAGGTAAGAAGGCACGAGTTTATAACCTTAGAGCATATACTATTTGAGCTTACATATGATCCTGATGCTTCAGATGTTCTTATTGGATGCGGAGTTGACCTGGACAGACTAAGGGACTCTATAGATAACTTTATGAATGAGAGTATGCCGCCTATTGAATCTGAATATTTGCCTGATCCTCAATATTCCGCAGGAAGCCAGTTTGTACTTAGGCTCGCAGCCATGCATGCTGAGTCTGCTGATAAACCGGAGATAAACGGAGGGAACATTCTGGTATCAATGTTCCGTGTAGACGAATCCCATGCAGTGTTCTTATTAAACGAGCAGGGAGTAAACCGCTATGATGTAGTTCGCTATTTCTCTCACGGAAGATCGCAGTTTGAGAGAGAGGAAAGACAAACAAGTATTGCCAAAACAGACTCTGAAGCAGCACCTGAGCAAAAAGATCCACTATCGGAGTACTGCACTAACTTGGTTGAGAAGGCTAGTGACGGGAAATTAGACCCTCTAATTGGAAGAGAGTCTGAAATCGACCGCACTATTCATATATTAGCCAGAAGAAGAAAGAATAATCCTATTTTTGTTGGTGATGCCGGAGTAGGAAAAACAGCAATAGCCGAAGGACTAGCGCTTAGGATTGCAGAGAAAAAAGTACCTGAACCTTTAGAAGAGACTGATATATATGCGCTTGATATGGGCTCACTTACTGCAGGCACCAGATACCGCGGAGATTTTGAAGAAAGACTAAAAGCAATAATAGACTCTGTAAAAGGCGATCAGAAAAAGGTTTTATTTATTGATGAGATTCATACAGTAATAGGAGCGGGCGCTGTTTCTGGCGGAACTTTAGATGCTTCAAATATGCTAAAGCCTGCTCTAGCCAGCGGGGAAATTAGGTGCATTGGAACCACTACTTCCAAAGAATACAGGGGTGTTTTTGAAAAAGACCATGCTCTTGCAAGAAGATTTCAAAAAGTTGACGTATATGAGCCCAGCCAAGAAGAATGTTTAAAGATACTTCAGGGCCTAAAGAAATATTATGAAGAGTTTCATGGAGTAAGATACTCAACCCCTTCGCTTAAAGCCGCTGTTGATCTCTCTGCTAAATATATGAACGACAGAAGGCTACCCGATAAAGCAATTGACCTTATTGACGAGGCCGGAGCTGATGTAAAGCTCAGAAAATACGATTCAGATACAAAACAGGTCACTGTAAAAGATATTGAAGCACTAGTAGCAAAAATTGCCAAGATACCAACCCGCACAGTTAAAGTAGATGACAGAAACAGGCTTATGACTCTGGCTGGTGATCTCAAGAAGGTAATTTTTGGACAAAATGAGGCGGTTGACAAGTTAGTAACTGCTATTCAGATGTCTAGATCCGGTCTTAGTGAACCAAACAAGCCGGTTGGTAATTTTATGTTTGCCGGACCAACGGGTGTAGGAAAAACTGAGCTTGCCAAACAGCTTGCCGAGGCAATGGGTATTGAATTTATACGCTTTGATATGAGTGAATATATGGAAAAGCACACCGTCTCTCGCTTGATTGGTTCGCCCCCAGGTTATGTTGGCTATGATGAAGGCGGACAGCTAACTGAAGCTGTTCACCAAAATCCTCATGCTGTGCTTCTTCTTGATGAAATAGAAAAGGCTCACGAGGATATTTACAACGTATTACTACAAGTAATGGACCACGCGACTCTGACAGACTCAAACGGTAGGAAAGTAGACTTTAGGCAAATTGTGCTCATTTTAACTACCAATACAGGCTCAAGAGAAAGCAATCAACGAAGCGTAGGCTTTGGAAAAGAAGAATATGAGGACAAGAGCGCACAGGCAATTGAGCGCTATTTCAGTCCCGAATTTAGAAACCGCCTGAATGCGACTCTGCATTTTAACTCGCTAAGCAAGGAAGTTGTTGAAAGGATTGTGGATAAGATGGTAGGACAGCTTGCAGATAGGCTAAAGGCCAAGAAAGTAGTGCTTGAGCTTACAGATGAAGCAAGATCATATATTGCGGAGCAGGGCTACGATAAGCAGCTTGGAGCAAGGCCAATCCAAAGACTTATTGATCATGAAATTGCGCAAAAGCTCTCACAGGAAATATTATTTGGTAATCTGACAAGCGGCGGCGATGTTAAAATTCTAATTAACAAAGAAAAAGAACTCGATTTTGAAATAAACCAAGACTAA